Proteins encoded together in one Miscanthus floridulus cultivar M001 chromosome 16, ASM1932011v1, whole genome shotgun sequence window:
- the LOC136510580 gene encoding uncharacterized protein: MSISWNKAQPEGSIAEAYIAEECLTFCSRFFDVDTKLSRAHRHENTVVNEPPSGLSIFSEIDYKRRGNKLKNLEKVELQKMRHYIITNCDEARKWVEEHKTQLTRDSSINIKKRHKEHFVRWFEIEIAKLYDKGEASKLMHALSQGPDPRARVLNRVHINNWLFRTAAIEKSLVTQNSGVLVKGDDSIGNMTWYGVIRNIISLEFPQEKEVILFQCDWYDVPATSTSRSRGYTRDKFGIIDIATSMFRYSDEPYILASNAEPVFYVPIVNKPRWSTVVLVRPRNLFSMPDTGNDADALDVGIQEMNESGQGQEFLNWSRQDRAGTTGSAAIINQVRSEAIPEPVDDYIGDDDSDDDDTYIDDGVIAPVMEENIEDDFFA, translated from the exons atgtccatctcatg GAACAAGGCACAACCAGAAGGATCAATAGCCGAGGCATACATAGCTGAGGAGTGTCTTACATTTTGCTCTCGATTCTTCGACGTCGACACCAAGCTGAGTCGAGCTCATCGTCATGAAAATACAGTTGTGAATGAGCCTCCAAGTGGTCTAAGCATATTTAGTGAAATTGATTACAAGAGGAGAGGAAATAAGCTTAagaatttggagaaagttgaactTCAAAAGATGAGGCACTACATAATTACTAATTGTGATGAAGCCAGGAAATGGGTAGA GGAGCATAAGACACAACTAACAAGGGATAGTTCAATTAACATTAAAAAACGACACAAGGAGCATTTTGTAAGATGGTTTGAAATCGAG ATAGCAAAACTATATGACAAAGGGGAAGCAAGTAAACTGATGCATGCCCTTTCTCAAGGACCTGACCCTCGAGCTCGTGTGTTGAATAGAGTGCACATCAATAATTGGCTATTTCGGACAGCTGCCATAGAGAAAAGTCTCGTGACACAAAATTCTGGTGTCCTTGTGAAGGGTGACGATAGTATAGGCAACATGACCTGGTATGGAGTCATTAGAAATATAATCTCACTGGAATTcccacaagaaaaagaagttatATTATTTCAGTGTGATTGGTATGATGTGCCGGCTACCAGTACCAGCAGAAGCAGAGGGTACACTAGGGACAAATTTGGTATTATCGACATTGCTACTTCCATGTTTAGATATTCAGATGAACCTTACATTCTTGCTTCAAACGCTGAACCGGTGTTTTATGTCCCTATCGTGAACAAGCCGAGATGGTCTACTGTTGTTTTGGTGAGACCAAGAAATTTGTTTTCCATGCCAGACACAGGAAATGACGCCGATGCACTTGATGTGGGAATCCAAGAAATGAATGAATCAGGCCAAGGTCAGGAATTCTTAAACTGGTCAAGACAAGATAGGGCAGGCACAACTGGTTCTGCCGCCATTATTAATCAAGTGCGTAGCGAAGCAATTCCCGAACCTGTTGATGACTATATTGGTGATGATGATTCTGACGACGATGACACCTACATTGATGATGGGGTTATTGCACCAGTCATGGAAGAAAATATAGAAGATGATTTCTTTGCTTGA